The Cognatishimia activa nucleotide sequence GCTTGGTCTCGCGATTTGTCGAGAGATCATGCAGCGCCTCGGTGGTGAGATCAGTTATCTGCCAGGGCAGGGTGGCGCGGCGTTCCGCGTCACCATTCCGCAAAGGCTACGTCAGGCGGCACAGTAGTCCGGTCAGGGATCAGGACTGTGAAAGATACTCTAGCTGAGGGCGTAGGGCTTCCAGATGGTAGCCACCTGCCGCCGCCGCATTCAGCAGGGTGTCAGCGTCCAGAGTATCCGCGTGACCAAACATCCAAGCAACAGTCGAGCGCGTGCCAGAGGCACAATAGGCCAACACTTTGCCTTCCGCGCCTTCCAATGTCTGTCTTTGCAGCTGCAGTCGATCCGCCGTCATTGTTTCATGCGTCAGCGGATTGACAATGAAATCCAATCCCGCTGCCTTTGCGGCAGCTTCGATCACTGTCGCATGGTGCGATGGCGGGATTTCTACATCCGGGCGGTTGCAAATCACACAGGTATAGCCTGCGGCGACGATTTCC carries:
- a CDS encoding TIGR01244 family sulfur transferase; this encodes MDIREITPRYSVSPQIAAEDIPEIVAAGYTCVICNRPDVEIPPSHHATVIEAAAKAAGLDFIVNPLTHETMTADRLQLQRQTLEGAEGKVLAYCASGTRSTVAWMFGHADTLDADTLLNAAAAGGYHLEALRPQLEYLSQS